A genomic region of Metopolophium dirhodum isolate CAU chromosome 1, ASM1992520v1, whole genome shotgun sequence contains the following coding sequences:
- the LOC132933678 gene encoding serine/threonine-protein kinase SIK3-like isoform X1, whose translation MARVPPHPSAGHNNPLVNRLVRVGYYELEKTIGKGNFAVVKLAKHVVTNSKVAIKIIDKTQLNEDNLKKIFREIQIMSKLNHPHIVRLFQVMETEKMIYLVTEYAAGGEIFDFLVKKGRMDEPAACHIFKQIVEAVSYCHNKNIVHRDLKAENLLLDADNNIKLADFGFSNHFYEGKLLSTWCGSPPYAAPELFQGQEYDGPKADIWSLGVVLYVLVCGSLPFDGNTLKVLRANVLSGMFRVPYFMSAACEHLIRHMLVIEPEKRLSLKQIESHKWIKQLSEPITKRLIVDVNPMMNTAVIELMLQLPGLDKDMIVNSVQQKKFDHVSAIYHLLVDKLDTTVNQSNTTNQSLVNETDINGSVNINSNLIENLPLYSMSLYAQDGSIYDSQQLEKYGDVDIGESASSNKTQDNHPVTTRRHTVGPGNGLMTQVMESHYITHLQTGRNVNVLPNTNLPLNIPLVEFQSPKNFTIKDQHLLKPPQVMGENNNFGRRASDGGANLQISQKMNCTFSEPSSKEDLKKQAKIDPNDLRNAIIDQSSKGNLLSEDNVASASSSRFTKVMCNTSRHGMGNKEEAQTQQTNLQNTRTRRSGVSTVMDRPPVISPEVVREVEARMNREYVPPPLPMVSTSRHSHRISQVSVLPTVQELHRHSGRESLKDVSGYLPSERYSPVRRTSEPVVTSSEQLEQPNIRNIQQEHIQLQQKLSENTLDTWDHAELQMLHTYHLQSLQTLVDQTSFINTTSSNHQGNSNILSQHLQNLNLHQTPLVNVPQTQGSITQGTPNIISNHQIPVPLDLRTNNKINPQPTIVVEDKTIEICEEKLLPNPEISLMVTNEEGGMMEVDSLLTNSVNSVNTGNTLLKKSSTDQPLSAIHDGYEEINDMTADRNNIITDMDSSTCLKTAPLFSDYILKRTASDAFVVDLSDFYSNYTSGNILNIVKYLISSNIRVWPVLDRQNVLQFPTGLQIELEVCSNDTGANSYLKIQRLSGDSTEYNNICHRLVEDYLPCNE comes from the exons gttgccattaaaataattgacaagaCACAATTAAATGaggataatttgaaaaaaatatttagggaAATTCAAATTATGTCAAAACTTAATCATCCACATATAGTGAGATTATTTCAG GTTATGGAAactgaaaaaatgatttatttggtAACAGAATATGCTGCCGGAGGAGAAATTTTTG ATTTTCTGGTAAAAAAAGGAAGAATGGATGAACCTGCTGCttgtcatatttttaaacaaattgttgaAGCTGTTAGCTATtgccataataaaaatatagttcatAGAGATTTAAAAGCAGAAAATTTGCTTTTAGATGCTGATAACAACATCAAACTTGCAG atTTTGGATTTAGCAATCATTTTTATGAAGGAAAATTACTTTCTACTTGGTGTGGTTCTCCTCCTTATGCAGCACCAGAATTATTTCAAGGGCAAGAATATGATGGACCAAAAGCTGATATTtgg aGTTTGGGTGTAGTACTGTATGTATTGGTTTGTGGTTCTCTTCCGTTTGATGGAAACACTCTAAAAGTACTTCGTGCTAATGTTCTTTCTGGAATGTTTCGTGTGCCATATTTCATGTCGGctg catgtgaacatttaatacgaCATATGTTAGTCATTGAGCCTGAAAAGAGACTAAGTCTGAAACAAATAGAGTCTCATAAATGGATTAAACAG ttGTCTGAACCAATTACTAAAAGATTAATAGTAGATGTAAACCCAATGATGAATACAGCTGTAATAGAACTTATGTTACAGTTACCTGGTCTAGATAAAGATATGATTgttaat tcTGTTCAGCAAAAGAAATTTGATCATGTCAGTGCAATTTACCATTTATTGGTTGACAAATTAGATACAACTGTTAATCAAAGCAACACTACTAATCAATCATTAGTTAATGAAACTG ATATAAATGGATCTGTTAACATCAATTCAAatctaattgaaaatttacCATTATATTCAATGTCACTTTATGCTCAAGATGGTTCAATTTATGATAGTCAGCAATTAgaaaag taTGGTGATGTTGATATTGGAGAATCTGCTAGTTCAAATAAGACTCAAGATAATCATCCAGTGACTACTCGTCGTCATACCGTTGGTCCAGGAAATGGCTTGATGACTCAA gtGATGGAATCACATTATATAACACACCTTCAAACTGGACGTAATGTAAATGTTTTGCCAAATACAAATTTACCTTTGAATATTCCATTAGTTGAATTTCAATCTCccaaaaattttacaattaaagatcaacatttattaaaaccaCCACAAGTTATGGGAGAAA ataacaaCTTTGGTAGACGTGCATCAGATGGTGGTGCAAATttacaaatatcacaaaaaatGAATTGTACATTTAGTGAACCAAGCAGCAaagaagatttaaaaaaa caagcAAAAATTGATCCCAATGATTTGAGAAATGCAATAATTGATCAATCAAGTAAAGGAAATTTATTGTCTGAAGATAATGTTGCATCAGCCAGTTCTag CCGTTTTACCAAAGTAATGTGCAATACCTCTAGACATGGAATGGGTAATAAAGAAGAAGCTCAGACCCAACAAaccaatttacaaaatacacgAACTAGACGTAGTGGTGTATCAACTGTAATGGATAGACCCCcag tcatTAGTCCTGAAGTGGTGCGTGAAGTAGAAGCACGTATGAATCGAGAGTATGTACCACCACCATTACCAATGGTCAGCACTTCTAGACATAGTCACCGTATATCTCAGGTTTCAGTTTTACCAACAGTACAAGAACTGCATAGACATTCAG gCCGAGAAAGTTTAAAAGATGTTAGTGGTTATTTGCCATCTGAACGATATAGTCCAGTACGAAGAACAAGTGAACCAGTTGTTACATCTAGTGAACAACTAGAGCAACCTAATATACGTAATATCCAACAGGAACATATTCAACTTCAA CAAAAATTGAGTGAAAACACATTGGATACCTGGGATCATGCTGAGTTACAAATGCTTCATACATATCATTTACAAAGTTTGCAAACATTAGTAGATCAAActtcatttataaatacaacttCATCTAATCATCAGG gtAATTCAAATATTCTTAGCCAACATttgcaaaatttgaatttacatCAAACACCATTAGTTAATGTTCCACAAACCCAAG gttcaATTACTCAAGGTACACCAAATATAATCTCCAATCATCAAATTCCAGTTCCATTGGACTTACgaacgaataataaaataaatcctcAACCAACTATTGTAGTAGAAGATAAAACAATAG aaatttgtgAAGAAAAACTTCTTCCAAATCCAGAAATATCTCTTATGGTAACTAATGAAGAAGGTGGTATGATGGAAGTAGACTCATTACTGACAAATTCGGTGAATTCTGTGAATACAGGTAATACTTTACTAAAAAAGTCAAGTACTGATCAACCACTTTCAGCTATACATGATGGTTATGAAGAAATCAATGATATGACTGctgatagaaataatattataactgatatGGACTCTTCAACTTGTTTGAAAACTGCTCCACTTTTTTCTGACTATATTCTAAAAAGAACTGCTAGTGATGCATTTGTTGTGGACTTGTCTGATTTCTATTCAAATTACACTTCTGGTAATATACTCAACATTGTCAAATATTTGATATCATCCAACATTCGGGTATGGCCTGTGCTAGATAGACAGAATGTGTTGCAATTTCCAACAGGGTTGCAAATTGAACTGGAAGTGTGTTCAAACGACACAGGTGCCAAttcgtatttaaaaattcaacgaCTCTCTGGAGATTCAACTGAGTACAATAACATTTGTCATAGGCTGGTCGAAGACTATTTACcttgtaatgaataa
- the LOC132933678 gene encoding serine/threonine-protein kinase SIK3-like isoform X4 yields MARVPPHPSAGHNNPLVNRLVRVGYYELEKTIGKGNFAVVKLAKHVVTNSKVAIKIIDKTQLNEDNLKKIFREIQIMSKLNHPHIVRLFQVMETEKMIYLVTEYAAGGEIFDFLVKKGRMDEPAACHIFKQIVEAVSYCHNKNIVHRDLKAENLLLDADNNIKLADFGFSNHFYEGKLLSTWCGSPPYAAPELFQGQEYDGPKADIWSLGVVLYVLVCGSLPFDGNTLKVLRANVLSGMFRVPYFMSAACEHLIRHMLVIEPEKRLSLKQIESHKWIKQLSEPITKRLIVDVNPMMNTAVIELMLQLPGLDKDMIVNSVQQKKFDHVSAIYHLLVDKLDTTVNQSNTTNQSLVNETDINGSVNINSNLIENLPLYSMSLYAQDGSIYDSQQLEKYGDVDIGESASSNKTQDNHPVTTRRHTVGPGNGLMTQVMESHYITHLQTGRNVNVLPNTNLPLNIPLVEFQSPKNFTIKDQHLLKPPQVMGENNNFGRRASDGGANLQISQKMNCTFSEPSSKEDLKKQAKIDPNDLRNAIIDQSSKGNLLSEDNVASASSSRFTKVMCNTSRHGMGNKEEAQTQQTNLQNTRTRRSGVSTVMDRPPVISPEVVREVEARMNREYVPPPLPMVSTSRHSHRISQVSVLPTVQELHRHSGRESLKDVSGYLPSERYSPVRRTSEPVVTSSEQLEQPNIRNIQQEHIQLQQKLSENTLDTWDHAELQMLHTYHLQSLQTLVDQTSFINTTSSNHQGNSNILSQHLQNLNLHQTPLVNVPQTQGSITQGTPNIISNHQIPVPLDLRTNNKINPQPTIVVEDKTIEICEEKLLPNPEISLMVTNEEGGMMEVDSLLTNSVNSVNTDQ; encoded by the exons gttgccattaaaataattgacaagaCACAATTAAATGaggataatttgaaaaaaatatttagggaAATTCAAATTATGTCAAAACTTAATCATCCACATATAGTGAGATTATTTCAG GTTATGGAAactgaaaaaatgatttatttggtAACAGAATATGCTGCCGGAGGAGAAATTTTTG ATTTTCTGGTAAAAAAAGGAAGAATGGATGAACCTGCTGCttgtcatatttttaaacaaattgttgaAGCTGTTAGCTATtgccataataaaaatatagttcatAGAGATTTAAAAGCAGAAAATTTGCTTTTAGATGCTGATAACAACATCAAACTTGCAG atTTTGGATTTAGCAATCATTTTTATGAAGGAAAATTACTTTCTACTTGGTGTGGTTCTCCTCCTTATGCAGCACCAGAATTATTTCAAGGGCAAGAATATGATGGACCAAAAGCTGATATTtgg aGTTTGGGTGTAGTACTGTATGTATTGGTTTGTGGTTCTCTTCCGTTTGATGGAAACACTCTAAAAGTACTTCGTGCTAATGTTCTTTCTGGAATGTTTCGTGTGCCATATTTCATGTCGGctg catgtgaacatttaatacgaCATATGTTAGTCATTGAGCCTGAAAAGAGACTAAGTCTGAAACAAATAGAGTCTCATAAATGGATTAAACAG ttGTCTGAACCAATTACTAAAAGATTAATAGTAGATGTAAACCCAATGATGAATACAGCTGTAATAGAACTTATGTTACAGTTACCTGGTCTAGATAAAGATATGATTgttaat tcTGTTCAGCAAAAGAAATTTGATCATGTCAGTGCAATTTACCATTTATTGGTTGACAAATTAGATACAACTGTTAATCAAAGCAACACTACTAATCAATCATTAGTTAATGAAACTG ATATAAATGGATCTGTTAACATCAATTCAAatctaattgaaaatttacCATTATATTCAATGTCACTTTATGCTCAAGATGGTTCAATTTATGATAGTCAGCAATTAgaaaag taTGGTGATGTTGATATTGGAGAATCTGCTAGTTCAAATAAGACTCAAGATAATCATCCAGTGACTACTCGTCGTCATACCGTTGGTCCAGGAAATGGCTTGATGACTCAA gtGATGGAATCACATTATATAACACACCTTCAAACTGGACGTAATGTAAATGTTTTGCCAAATACAAATTTACCTTTGAATATTCCATTAGTTGAATTTCAATCTCccaaaaattttacaattaaagatcaacatttattaaaaccaCCACAAGTTATGGGAGAAA ataacaaCTTTGGTAGACGTGCATCAGATGGTGGTGCAAATttacaaatatcacaaaaaatGAATTGTACATTTAGTGAACCAAGCAGCAaagaagatttaaaaaaa caagcAAAAATTGATCCCAATGATTTGAGAAATGCAATAATTGATCAATCAAGTAAAGGAAATTTATTGTCTGAAGATAATGTTGCATCAGCCAGTTCTag CCGTTTTACCAAAGTAATGTGCAATACCTCTAGACATGGAATGGGTAATAAAGAAGAAGCTCAGACCCAACAAaccaatttacaaaatacacgAACTAGACGTAGTGGTGTATCAACTGTAATGGATAGACCCCcag tcatTAGTCCTGAAGTGGTGCGTGAAGTAGAAGCACGTATGAATCGAGAGTATGTACCACCACCATTACCAATGGTCAGCACTTCTAGACATAGTCACCGTATATCTCAGGTTTCAGTTTTACCAACAGTACAAGAACTGCATAGACATTCAG gCCGAGAAAGTTTAAAAGATGTTAGTGGTTATTTGCCATCTGAACGATATAGTCCAGTACGAAGAACAAGTGAACCAGTTGTTACATCTAGTGAACAACTAGAGCAACCTAATATACGTAATATCCAACAGGAACATATTCAACTTCAA CAAAAATTGAGTGAAAACACATTGGATACCTGGGATCATGCTGAGTTACAAATGCTTCATACATATCATTTACAAAGTTTGCAAACATTAGTAGATCAAActtcatttataaatacaacttCATCTAATCATCAGG gtAATTCAAATATTCTTAGCCAACATttgcaaaatttgaatttacatCAAACACCATTAGTTAATGTTCCACAAACCCAAG gttcaATTACTCAAGGTACACCAAATATAATCTCCAATCATCAAATTCCAGTTCCATTGGACTTACgaacgaataataaaataaatcctcAACCAACTATTGTAGTAGAAGATAAAACAATAG aaatttgtgAAGAAAAACTTCTTCCAAATCCAGAAATATCTCTTATGGTAACTAATGAAGAAGGTGGTATGATGGAAGTAGACTCATTACTGACAAATTCGGTGAATTCTGTGAATACAG aTCAATAG
- the LOC132933678 gene encoding serine/threonine-protein kinase SIK3-like isoform X3, with the protein MARVPPHPSAGHNNPLVNRLVRVGYYELEKTIGKGNFAVVKLAKHVVTNSKVAIKIIDKTQLNEDNLKKIFREIQIMSKLNHPHIVRLFQVMETEKMIYLVTEYAAGGEIFDFLVKKGRMDEPAACHIFKQIVEAVSYCHNKNIVHRDLKAENLLLDADNNIKLADFGFSNHFYEGKLLSTWCGSPPYAAPELFQGQEYDGPKADIWSLGVVLYVLVCGSLPFDGNTLKVLRANVLSGMFRVPYFMSAACEHLIRHMLVIEPEKRLSLKQIESHKWIKQLSEPITKRLIVDVNPMMNTAVIELMLQLPGLDKDMIVNSVQQKKFDHVSAIYHLLVDKLDTTVNQSNTTNQSLVNETDINGSVNINSNLIENLPLYSMSLYAQDGSIYDSQQLEKYGDVDIGESASSNKTQDNHPVTTRRHTVGPGNGLMTQVMESHYITHLQTGRNVNVLPNTNLPLNIPLVEFQSPKNFTIKDQHLLKPPQVMGENNNFGRRASDGGANLQISQKMNCTFSEPSSKEDLKKQAKIDPNDLRNAIIDQSSKGNLLSEDNVASASSSRFTKVMCNTSRHGMGNKEEAQTQQTNLQNTRTRRSGVSTVMDRPPVISPEVVREVEARMNREYVPPPLPMVSTSRHSHRISQVSVLPTVQELHRHSGRESLKDVSGYLPSERYSPVRRTSEPVVTSSEQLEQPNIRNIQQEHIQLQQKLSENTLDTWDHAELQMLHTYHLQSLQTLVDQTSFINTTSSNHQGNSNILSQHLQNLNLHQTPLVNVPQTQGSITQGTPNIISNHQIPVPLDLRTNNKINPQPTIVVEDKTIEICEEKLLPNPEISLMVTNEEGGMMEVDSLLTNSVNSVNTVYCDL; encoded by the exons gttgccattaaaataattgacaagaCACAATTAAATGaggataatttgaaaaaaatatttagggaAATTCAAATTATGTCAAAACTTAATCATCCACATATAGTGAGATTATTTCAG GTTATGGAAactgaaaaaatgatttatttggtAACAGAATATGCTGCCGGAGGAGAAATTTTTG ATTTTCTGGTAAAAAAAGGAAGAATGGATGAACCTGCTGCttgtcatatttttaaacaaattgttgaAGCTGTTAGCTATtgccataataaaaatatagttcatAGAGATTTAAAAGCAGAAAATTTGCTTTTAGATGCTGATAACAACATCAAACTTGCAG atTTTGGATTTAGCAATCATTTTTATGAAGGAAAATTACTTTCTACTTGGTGTGGTTCTCCTCCTTATGCAGCACCAGAATTATTTCAAGGGCAAGAATATGATGGACCAAAAGCTGATATTtgg aGTTTGGGTGTAGTACTGTATGTATTGGTTTGTGGTTCTCTTCCGTTTGATGGAAACACTCTAAAAGTACTTCGTGCTAATGTTCTTTCTGGAATGTTTCGTGTGCCATATTTCATGTCGGctg catgtgaacatttaatacgaCATATGTTAGTCATTGAGCCTGAAAAGAGACTAAGTCTGAAACAAATAGAGTCTCATAAATGGATTAAACAG ttGTCTGAACCAATTACTAAAAGATTAATAGTAGATGTAAACCCAATGATGAATACAGCTGTAATAGAACTTATGTTACAGTTACCTGGTCTAGATAAAGATATGATTgttaat tcTGTTCAGCAAAAGAAATTTGATCATGTCAGTGCAATTTACCATTTATTGGTTGACAAATTAGATACAACTGTTAATCAAAGCAACACTACTAATCAATCATTAGTTAATGAAACTG ATATAAATGGATCTGTTAACATCAATTCAAatctaattgaaaatttacCATTATATTCAATGTCACTTTATGCTCAAGATGGTTCAATTTATGATAGTCAGCAATTAgaaaag taTGGTGATGTTGATATTGGAGAATCTGCTAGTTCAAATAAGACTCAAGATAATCATCCAGTGACTACTCGTCGTCATACCGTTGGTCCAGGAAATGGCTTGATGACTCAA gtGATGGAATCACATTATATAACACACCTTCAAACTGGACGTAATGTAAATGTTTTGCCAAATACAAATTTACCTTTGAATATTCCATTAGTTGAATTTCAATCTCccaaaaattttacaattaaagatcaacatttattaaaaccaCCACAAGTTATGGGAGAAA ataacaaCTTTGGTAGACGTGCATCAGATGGTGGTGCAAATttacaaatatcacaaaaaatGAATTGTACATTTAGTGAACCAAGCAGCAaagaagatttaaaaaaa caagcAAAAATTGATCCCAATGATTTGAGAAATGCAATAATTGATCAATCAAGTAAAGGAAATTTATTGTCTGAAGATAATGTTGCATCAGCCAGTTCTag CCGTTTTACCAAAGTAATGTGCAATACCTCTAGACATGGAATGGGTAATAAAGAAGAAGCTCAGACCCAACAAaccaatttacaaaatacacgAACTAGACGTAGTGGTGTATCAACTGTAATGGATAGACCCCcag tcatTAGTCCTGAAGTGGTGCGTGAAGTAGAAGCACGTATGAATCGAGAGTATGTACCACCACCATTACCAATGGTCAGCACTTCTAGACATAGTCACCGTATATCTCAGGTTTCAGTTTTACCAACAGTACAAGAACTGCATAGACATTCAG gCCGAGAAAGTTTAAAAGATGTTAGTGGTTATTTGCCATCTGAACGATATAGTCCAGTACGAAGAACAAGTGAACCAGTTGTTACATCTAGTGAACAACTAGAGCAACCTAATATACGTAATATCCAACAGGAACATATTCAACTTCAA CAAAAATTGAGTGAAAACACATTGGATACCTGGGATCATGCTGAGTTACAAATGCTTCATACATATCATTTACAAAGTTTGCAAACATTAGTAGATCAAActtcatttataaatacaacttCATCTAATCATCAGG gtAATTCAAATATTCTTAGCCAACATttgcaaaatttgaatttacatCAAACACCATTAGTTAATGTTCCACAAACCCAAG gttcaATTACTCAAGGTACACCAAATATAATCTCCAATCATCAAATTCCAGTTCCATTGGACTTACgaacgaataataaaataaatcctcAACCAACTATTGTAGTAGAAGATAAAACAATAG aaatttgtgAAGAAAAACTTCTTCCAAATCCAGAAATATCTCTTATGGTAACTAATGAAGAAGGTGGTATGATGGAAGTAGACTCATTACTGACAAATTCGGTGAATTCTGTGAATACAG tCTACTGTGATCTGTGA
- the LOC132933678 gene encoding serine/threonine-protein kinase SIK3-like isoform X2, with translation MARVPPHPSAGHNNPLVNRLVRVGYYELEKTIGKGNFAVVKLAKHVVTNSKVAIKIIDKTQLNEDNLKKIFREIQIMSKLNHPHIVRLFQVMETEKMIYLVTEYAAGGEIFDFLVKKGRMDEPAACHIFKQIVEAVSYCHNKNIVHRDLKAENLLLDADNNIKLADFGFSNHFYEGKLLSTWCGSPPYAAPELFQGQEYDGPKADIWSLGVVLYVLVCGSLPFDGNTLKVLRANVLSGMFRVPYFMSAACEHLIRHMLVIEPEKRLSLKQIESHKWIKQLSEPITKRLIVDVNPMMNTAVIELMLQLPGLDKDMIVNSVQQKKFDHVSAIYHLLVDKLDTTVNQSNTTNQSLVNETDINGSVNINSNLIENLPLYSMSLYAQDGSIYDSQQLEKYGDVDIGESASSNKTQDNHPVTTRRHTVGPGNGLMTQVMESHYITHLQTGRNVNVLPNTNLPLNIPLVEFQSPKNFTIKDQHLLKPPQVMGENNNFGRRASDGGANLQISQKMNCTFSEPSSKEDLKKQAKIDPNDLRNAIIDQSSKGNLLSEDNVASASSSRFTKVMCNTSRHGMGNKEEAQTQQTNLQNTRTRRSGVSTVMDRPPGRESLKDVSGYLPSERYSPVRRTSEPVVTSSEQLEQPNIRNIQQEHIQLQQKLSENTLDTWDHAELQMLHTYHLQSLQTLVDQTSFINTTSSNHQGNSNILSQHLQNLNLHQTPLVNVPQTQGSITQGTPNIISNHQIPVPLDLRTNNKINPQPTIVVEDKTIEICEEKLLPNPEISLMVTNEEGGMMEVDSLLTNSVNSVNTGNTLLKKSSTDQPLSAIHDGYEEINDMTADRNNIITDMDSSTCLKTAPLFSDYILKRTASDAFVVDLSDFYSNYTSGNILNIVKYLISSNIRVWPVLDRQNVLQFPTGLQIELEVCSNDTGANSYLKIQRLSGDSTEYNNICHRLVEDYLPCNE, from the exons gttgccattaaaataattgacaagaCACAATTAAATGaggataatttgaaaaaaatatttagggaAATTCAAATTATGTCAAAACTTAATCATCCACATATAGTGAGATTATTTCAG GTTATGGAAactgaaaaaatgatttatttggtAACAGAATATGCTGCCGGAGGAGAAATTTTTG ATTTTCTGGTAAAAAAAGGAAGAATGGATGAACCTGCTGCttgtcatatttttaaacaaattgttgaAGCTGTTAGCTATtgccataataaaaatatagttcatAGAGATTTAAAAGCAGAAAATTTGCTTTTAGATGCTGATAACAACATCAAACTTGCAG atTTTGGATTTAGCAATCATTTTTATGAAGGAAAATTACTTTCTACTTGGTGTGGTTCTCCTCCTTATGCAGCACCAGAATTATTTCAAGGGCAAGAATATGATGGACCAAAAGCTGATATTtgg aGTTTGGGTGTAGTACTGTATGTATTGGTTTGTGGTTCTCTTCCGTTTGATGGAAACACTCTAAAAGTACTTCGTGCTAATGTTCTTTCTGGAATGTTTCGTGTGCCATATTTCATGTCGGctg catgtgaacatttaatacgaCATATGTTAGTCATTGAGCCTGAAAAGAGACTAAGTCTGAAACAAATAGAGTCTCATAAATGGATTAAACAG ttGTCTGAACCAATTACTAAAAGATTAATAGTAGATGTAAACCCAATGATGAATACAGCTGTAATAGAACTTATGTTACAGTTACCTGGTCTAGATAAAGATATGATTgttaat tcTGTTCAGCAAAAGAAATTTGATCATGTCAGTGCAATTTACCATTTATTGGTTGACAAATTAGATACAACTGTTAATCAAAGCAACACTACTAATCAATCATTAGTTAATGAAACTG ATATAAATGGATCTGTTAACATCAATTCAAatctaattgaaaatttacCATTATATTCAATGTCACTTTATGCTCAAGATGGTTCAATTTATGATAGTCAGCAATTAgaaaag taTGGTGATGTTGATATTGGAGAATCTGCTAGTTCAAATAAGACTCAAGATAATCATCCAGTGACTACTCGTCGTCATACCGTTGGTCCAGGAAATGGCTTGATGACTCAA gtGATGGAATCACATTATATAACACACCTTCAAACTGGACGTAATGTAAATGTTTTGCCAAATACAAATTTACCTTTGAATATTCCATTAGTTGAATTTCAATCTCccaaaaattttacaattaaagatcaacatttattaaaaccaCCACAAGTTATGGGAGAAA ataacaaCTTTGGTAGACGTGCATCAGATGGTGGTGCAAATttacaaatatcacaaaaaatGAATTGTACATTTAGTGAACCAAGCAGCAaagaagatttaaaaaaa caagcAAAAATTGATCCCAATGATTTGAGAAATGCAATAATTGATCAATCAAGTAAAGGAAATTTATTGTCTGAAGATAATGTTGCATCAGCCAGTTCTag CCGTTTTACCAAAGTAATGTGCAATACCTCTAGACATGGAATGGGTAATAAAGAAGAAGCTCAGACCCAACAAaccaatttacaaaatacacgAACTAGACGTAGTGGTGTATCAACTGTAATGGATAGACCCCcag gCCGAGAAAGTTTAAAAGATGTTAGTGGTTATTTGCCATCTGAACGATATAGTCCAGTACGAAGAACAAGTGAACCAGTTGTTACATCTAGTGAACAACTAGAGCAACCTAATATACGTAATATCCAACAGGAACATATTCAACTTCAA CAAAAATTGAGTGAAAACACATTGGATACCTGGGATCATGCTGAGTTACAAATGCTTCATACATATCATTTACAAAGTTTGCAAACATTAGTAGATCAAActtcatttataaatacaacttCATCTAATCATCAGG gtAATTCAAATATTCTTAGCCAACATttgcaaaatttgaatttacatCAAACACCATTAGTTAATGTTCCACAAACCCAAG gttcaATTACTCAAGGTACACCAAATATAATCTCCAATCATCAAATTCCAGTTCCATTGGACTTACgaacgaataataaaataaatcctcAACCAACTATTGTAGTAGAAGATAAAACAATAG aaatttgtgAAGAAAAACTTCTTCCAAATCCAGAAATATCTCTTATGGTAACTAATGAAGAAGGTGGTATGATGGAAGTAGACTCATTACTGACAAATTCGGTGAATTCTGTGAATACAGGTAATACTTTACTAAAAAAGTCAAGTACTGATCAACCACTTTCAGCTATACATGATGGTTATGAAGAAATCAATGATATGACTGctgatagaaataatattataactgatatGGACTCTTCAACTTGTTTGAAAACTGCTCCACTTTTTTCTGACTATATTCTAAAAAGAACTGCTAGTGATGCATTTGTTGTGGACTTGTCTGATTTCTATTCAAATTACACTTCTGGTAATATACTCAACATTGTCAAATATTTGATATCATCCAACATTCGGGTATGGCCTGTGCTAGATAGACAGAATGTGTTGCAATTTCCAACAGGGTTGCAAATTGAACTGGAAGTGTGTTCAAACGACACAGGTGCCAAttcgtatttaaaaattcaacgaCTCTCTGGAGATTCAACTGAGTACAATAACATTTGTCATAGGCTGGTCGAAGACTATTTACcttgtaatgaataa